Below is a window of Ruegeria sp. THAF33 DNA.
AAAGATTGTGGGATCCCCCGATTTCAGGCGCACCACACGGTTGCCATTCAGGGCGTGTTCAACCAGAAGCGCGTCGATATCGCTTTGCTTCCACGAGGGGCCGAACCCGGCCTTGCCGACATCGACCAAAGCGGCATTCTGGGCGGCAATGTCCAGCACGGGCTTGCTGATCAGGCGATCATGCAGCACCACATCCGCGCGCTCGAATGCGGCCAACGCTTTGAGCGTCAGCAATTCGGGGTCACCGGGCCCGGCGCCGACAAAGTCGACATGACCTTTGGGCTTGGTTGTGTGAAAATCCTGCATCGGATCGTCTCGGGCATTGTTTGACTTGACCCTCAATATAGGAAATATTCCCACCAAAGCGCCATATCGCCGCTGAAATAAGGACAAATGTTCCGATTTTCGGGAAAATCGGAACAGGGGTGTCGAAACAGAAGGAAAATTGGAATGTCGGTGCGGATAGATGACACGGATCGAAAAATTCTGGCCGAGCTGCAACGGGACGCAGGCCAATCATTGGACGAAATTGCGGCTCGGGTCGGCAGTTCAAAGACGCCTGTCTGGAATCGCATTCGCAAGCTCAAGGGGGCGGGAATCATCGGCCAGCAAACGGTGCTGCTGGATGCCGAGGCACTTGGGTTCGAAGCCACCTTTTTTGTTTTGATCCGCACCTCGGAACATGAGGCGGACTGGCAACGTAAATTCCTGAAAGCATTGAAGGATCACCCCGAAGTGCAAGAGGCGCACCGGTTGGCGGGTGATATCGACTATATCCTGAAAGTCCGGGTCAAGAACGCACGTGCCTATGATCAGTTCTATCAGTCGCTCATCTCGGAGGTGCGTGTGCACAATGTCACGGCGTTGTTGTCCATGGAAGAGATCAAGTCCACGACGATGCTGCCGCTGAATGCGTTGGCAGAGGGGGCTTAGAACCCACGGCCATACCCTTCTGCCTGTGTCTTTCATGGGGCTTTGAGCCAGATGAACTGATGGGTGTTTTCATCCTGCCGGAAGCAAAATCGCCGGAAGCGTCGTGTAGATGTGCGAGATGTGATGGCTAACGTCTGACCAGCAGCTGATTCAGCCCGTGAAAGTGATAGCTGTCCGAGAAAAGCGGCGGCGCAGCCAGTTTCAGGTTTGGACAGCTTTCGAACAGGATCGGCAAAGCAATGCGCATTTCCAGACGCGCCAGAGGTGCGCCAACGCAGAAATGAATTCCGCCCCCAAAGCTTGTGTTGACTTCAATCGGACGGCTCGGCTGAAACGTGTGCGGTTCAGCCCAGACAGCGGGGTCGCGGTTGGCCGCGCCAAGCAACAGTGCCACTTGATCGCCACGTTTGAATGAATGGCCGAACAGGTCCACGTCCTCATACGCGTAGCGTGTGAACATGTGCAAAGGCGGATCATAGCGCAGGATTTCTTCGATGGTTGCGTCGAGTCCATCCGGTGCCAGGGCGTCGGGGGCGGTACGGGTCTGCAACAGGGTTTTCACCCCGTTCCCCAGTGAATGCACGGTAGCCTCATGGCCTGCGTTGAGCAGCAGGATGCAGGTGGCAACCAGCTCGTCCAGTGACAGTTTCTGGCCTTCTTCCTCGGCGCTTATCAACCGGGTTATCAGGTCGTCCCGTGGATCATTGCGCCGCAGCTCTATGTATTCCTTCAGGAATTCGGTGAATTCCCGAGATGATTTGGCGGCCCTGTCTTCGGTGTCCTGCGTGCGATTGGCCTGATACATGGCAACCATATCGTGAGACCACTGCAACAGATCGGGCGCCATGGCTTCGGGGACGCCCAGAAGCCGGCAGATCGTGACCACCGGAACCTGAGTGCAATAGGCTTCCAACAGGTCGAACGTGTTCCGAGGGAAGTCCTTGATCAGGCCGTGGCACAGATCTTCGATGGAAGGTTGCAGCGCAGAAATCGCCCGTGACGTGAAGGCGCGCATCACCAATGATCGAAGGCGTGTGTGCCTTGGCGGTTCTGCCTCAAGCAGTGAATGGGCCTCGATGGCCAGCCAGGGCGCCAGATGGGCGGGACCTTGCTCTGCCAGTTCGGGCGGTACCTCGCGGCCAAATCTGCGGTCCCGAAATAGGGTGCGAACCGCGCGGTTTGAAACCGCGGCGACCACACCATAGTCCTGCCAATAGAACAGATCGCCCGAGCCTCGCGCCTTGTCGTAGAACGGGTAGGGGTTTTGGACGAAACCCGGGTCTGTCGGTGATTGCGAAAAAGACTTCATGCGCCGCACACTTGCCATGCGGCGCATTGAATGCAAGACCCTGTCTATGCACAGGGTTTGGTTCATTTCCGGTTTTTTGCTCGCCGTTGGGCTATTGTCGGGGTTTGTCTGGTCTTATGGATATCGACAGGCC
It encodes the following:
- a CDS encoding cytochrome P450 encodes the protein MKSFSQSPTDPGFVQNPYPFYDKARGSGDLFYWQDYGVVAAVSNRAVRTLFRDRRFGREVPPELAEQGPAHLAPWLAIEAHSLLEAEPPRHTRLRSLVMRAFTSRAISALQPSIEDLCHGLIKDFPRNTFDLLEAYCTQVPVVTICRLLGVPEAMAPDLLQWSHDMVAMYQANRTQDTEDRAAKSSREFTEFLKEYIELRRNDPRDDLITRLISAEEEGQKLSLDELVATCILLLNAGHEATVHSLGNGVKTLLQTRTAPDALAPDGLDATIEEILRYDPPLHMFTRYAYEDVDLFGHSFKRGDQVALLLGAANRDPAVWAEPHTFQPSRPIEVNTSFGGGIHFCVGAPLARLEMRIALPILFESCPNLKLAAPPLFSDSYHFHGLNQLLVRR
- a CDS encoding Lrp/AsnC family transcriptional regulator, coding for MSVRIDDTDRKILAELQRDAGQSLDEIAARVGSSKTPVWNRIRKLKGAGIIGQQTVLLDAEALGFEATFFVLIRTSEHEADWQRKFLKALKDHPEVQEAHRLAGDIDYILKVRVKNARAYDQFYQSLISEVRVHNVTALLSMEEIKSTTMLPLNALAEGA